A stretch of the Candidatus Aminicenantes bacterium genome encodes the following:
- a CDS encoding DUF2752 domain-containing protein, with translation MKLTSFITESRNSFYWPRLLALALLAGSLLLPFLAFDWITSPQSPVLCPLRAVTGIPCPSCGLTRALAHLEHGHLAEAIKFHPFSPLLFLLALVLIILLILEISTHQAIIANPLKSRRGIYVLLAAVVVFQIGRTVIFFLNGGWAIFWHENLVARLLALGQALFY, from the coding sequence GTGAAATTAACAAGCTTTATAACTGAGAGCCGGAACAGTTTTTATTGGCCGCGGCTCCTGGCGCTGGCCCTGCTGGCCGGGAGCCTGCTGTTGCCATTTTTGGCTTTCGACTGGATCACATCGCCGCAATCGCCGGTCCTGTGCCCGCTGCGGGCCGTGACCGGTATTCCCTGCCCCTCCTGCGGCCTGACCCGCGCCCTGGCCCACTTGGAGCATGGCCACCTGGCCGAGGCCATTAAATTCCATCCTTTTTCGCCCCTCCTCTTCCTTTTGGCGCTGGTCCTCATCATCCTGTTGATCCTGGAGATCTCGACCCATCAGGCGATCATCGCCAACCCGCTGAAAAGCAGGCGCGGCATCTATGTGCTGCTGGCCGCGGTCGTCGTTTTCCAGATCGGGCGTACGGTCATTTTCTTCCTCAACGGCGGCTGGGCCATATTCTGGCACGAGAACCTGGTCGCCCGTTTGCTGGCATTGGGGCAAGCGCTTTTTTATTGA